The following proteins come from a genomic window of Miscanthus floridulus cultivar M001 chromosome 2, ASM1932011v1, whole genome shotgun sequence:
- the LOC136538865 gene encoding probable carboxylesterase 18, whose amino-acid sequence MRVQLAALALAHRRDGSVRHLLFSLGDLKSGATSRLDASGVRSADVIIDASRGLWARVFSPSPAAEADAEPAPVPVVVYFHGGSPWRTTTASRHTAMAYDDSVAALRYLDANADSLLAAHVPVDLSSRLLAGDSAGGNITHHVSQRWAAASASASASLPANLRIADAVLIQPFFGGEERTAAEVALDGVSALSVAGTDHYWREFLPEGATRDHEAARLCGEGVELADALAMPQAVSTGRGGRCWLCPRRFPPARPRTCWRGCRS is encoded by the coding sequence ATGCGCGTCCAGCTGGCCGCGCTCGCGCTAGCGCACCGCCGGGACGGCAGCGTCCGGCACCTTCTCTTCTCCCTCGGCGACCTCAAGTCTGGCGCCACGTCCCGCCTAGACGCCTCGGGGGTGCGCTCCGCCGACGTCATCATCGACGCCTCCCGCGGCCTGTGGGCGCGCGTCTTCTCCCCCTCGCCCGCCGCGGAAGCGGACGCCGAGCCGGCCCCCGTTCCCGTCGTCGTCTACTTCCACGGCGGTTCCCCGTGGCGTACGACGACGGCGTCGCGGCATACGGCGATGGCGTACGACGACAGCGTCGCGGCGCTCCGCTACCTTGACGCCAACGCCGACTCCCTGCTGGCGGCCCACGTCCCCGTCGACCTCTCCAGCCGCCTCCTCGCGGGCGACAGCGCGGGCGGCAATATCACGCACCACGTGTCTCAGCGCTGGGCGGCGGCGTCCGCGTCCGCATCCGCGTCACTGCCCGCGAACCTCCGCATCGCCGACGCTGTCCTGATCCAGCCGTTCTTCGGCGGGGAGGAGCGGACGGCGGCCGAGGTGGCGCTGGACGGGGTGTCCGCACTGTCGGTGGCGGGGACCGACCACTACTGGAGGGAGTTCCTGCCGGAGGGCGCCACGCGGGACCACGAGGCCGCGCGCTTGTGCGGCGAGGGCGTCGAGCTCGCCGACGCGTTGGCTATGCCCCAGGCGGTTTCCACAGGAAGGGGTGGCCGCTGTTGGCTATGCCCCAGGCGGTTTCCACCAGCTCGGCCGCGGACATGCTGGCGAGGCTGCCGAAGCTGA